In Meles meles chromosome 14, mMelMel3.1 paternal haplotype, whole genome shotgun sequence, a single window of DNA contains:
- the GJA3 gene encoding gap junction alpha-3 protein — MGDWSFLGRLLENAQEHSTVIGKVWLTVLFIFRILVLGAAAEEVWGDEQSDFMCNTQQPGCENVCYDKAFPISHIRFWVLQIIFVSTPTLIYLGHVLHIVRMEEKKKEREEELLKGDGPAARCGSGGHGQKDKPPVRDDRGKIRIAGALLRTYVFNIIFKTLFEVGFIAGQYFLYGFELKPLYRCDRWPCPNTVDCFISRPTEKTIFIIFMLAVACVSLLLNMLEIYHLGWKKLKQGMTNYRSDTPESRVGATKPGGVSPLILPSQSAPPTVTIGFPPYYAHSASSLGQATGAGYPGAPPPAADFDMAAVSEAPGKDHPAKFYNGNHHLLMTEQNWANQEAEQQTSARKASLPASVAASLSPTGSTKELPQEGGAGSSAPGLLENGKGSSLGESQLEVTPEDGEEQPVTTAAEMHAPALLPADPGRSSKASKSSGSRARPNDLAI; from the coding sequence ATGGGCGACTGGAGCTTTCTGGGGAGACTATTAGAGAACGCACAGGAGCACTCCACGGTCATTGGCAAGGTTTGGCTGACGGTCCTGTTCATCTTCAGGATCCTGGTACTGGGCGCCGCAGCCGAGGAGGTGTGGGGAGACGAGCAGTCGGACTTCATGTGCAACACGCAGCAGCCCGGCTGCGAGAACGTCTGCTACGACAAAGCCTTCCCCATCTCCCACATCCGCTTCTGGGTGCTGCAGATCATCTTTGTGTCCACGCCCACCCTCATCTACCTGGGCCATGTGCTGCACATCGTGCGcatggaggagaagaagaaagagcggGAGGAAGAGCTGCTGAAGGGCGACGGGCCAGCTGCACGCTGTGGGTCGGGCGGCCACGGCCAGAAGGACAAGCCACCGGTGCGGGATGACCGGGGCAAGATCCGAATCGCCGGGGCCTTGCTCCGGACCTACGTCTTCAACATCATCTTTAAGACGCTGTTCGAAGTGGGCTTCATCGCTGGGCAGTACTTTCTGTACGGCTTTGAGCTGAAGCCGCTGTACCGCTGTGACCGGTGGCCCTGCCCCAACACGGTGGACTGCTTCATCTCCAGGCCCACGGAGAAGACCATATTCATCATCTTCATGCTGGCAGTGGCCTGCGTGTCCCTCTTACTCAACATGCTGGAGATCTACCACCTGGGCTGGAAGAAGCTTAAACAAGGAATGACCAACTATCGCTCAGACACCCCTGAGTCCAGGGTGGGGGCCACAAAACCTGGGGGTGTGAGCCCACTCATTCTCCCCTCCCAGTCGGCCCCGCCCACGGTTACCATCGGATTCCCGCCTTACTATGCTCATTCTGCCTCTTCTCTAGGACAGGCCACGGGGGCGGGCTACCCCGGGGCCCCTCCACCAGCAGCAGACTTTGACATGGCAGCCGTGTCCGAGGCCCCTGGGAAGGACCACCCTGCCAAGTTCTACAACGGCAACCACCACCTGCTCATGACAGAACAGAACTGGGCCAACCAGGAGGCTGAGCAGCAGACTTCTGCCAGGAAGGCCTCCCTTCCAGCTTCGGTTGCTGCATCCCTGAGCCCTACAGGCAGCACCAAGGAGCTCCCTCAGGAGGGTGGCGCCGGAAGCAGCGCACCTGGCCTGTTGGAGAATGGGAAGGGCAGCAGCTTGGGAGAGAGCCAATTGGAAGTGACTCCCGAAGACGGGGAGGAGCAGCCAGTGACCACCGCAGCAGAGATGCACGCGCCTGCCTTGCTCCCGGCAGACCCTGGACGATCAAGCAAGGCTAGTAAGTCCAGTGGCAGTCGGGCCAGACCCAATGACTTGGCCATCTAG